One part of the Rutidosis leptorrhynchoides isolate AG116_Rl617_1_P2 chromosome 1, CSIRO_AGI_Rlap_v1, whole genome shotgun sequence genome encodes these proteins:
- the LOC139882469 gene encoding uncharacterized protein: MVLSVSDLPAMYTLLSNSLSGDESVRKPAESTLSQSESLPGFCSCLMEVISSKDLAPQAAVRLMASLYFKNNIGRYWRNKCDSSGISNEEKSHLRRKLLSHLREDNYQIALTLAILISKIARIDYPKEWPELFSVLAQHIQSVDVLTSHRIFMILFRTLKELSTKRLASDQRNFAEISSQFFDYSWHLWQTDMQTILNGFASLAQNTNSNPSHDELYLTCERWYLCSKIIRQLVVSGFPSDEKSLQEVGPVKSVCPLLLKAIQSLLPYYSSFGEHHPKFYEFIRRACTKAMKILVSIQTRHPYSFGDQCVLPLVMDFCLNKITDPEPEIVSFDKFLIQCMSMAKIVLECKEYKPIMTGRVIDENVVSHEQRKKNISGAVAGVLASLLPNDRVLLLCNVLIRRYFVLTASDLEEWRQNPESFHHEQGAVLWSEKLRPCAEALYIVLFHNHSQLLGPFVVSILQEAMNGCPPSVTDITSGMLLKDAAYGAAAYMYYELSNYLSFKDWFNNALSLELTNDHPNMRIIHRKVALILGQWVSEIKDDTKRPVYCALIKLLQDRDLCVRLAASRSLLFHIEDAAFSQQEFSDLLPVCWQLSFKLVEDVHEFDSKVQVLNTISELIAYVGDIIPYANKLIQLFQKSWEESSGESLLQIQLLSALKNFVVALGYKSPLCYTVLLPILVSRLDVNSPDELLEDSMQLWEATISNAPSMVPQLSEYFPSLVNILERSFDYLKVAASIIEGYIILGGSEFLSLHASSVAKLFDAIVGNVNDRGLLSILPVIDVLIQCSPSDGPQLISSTLQKMIVICLTGDDHVPTSTAVKASAAATLARILVTNTNFLAQLASESSLLILLQNSGFTVGENILLCLVDVWLDKVDNVNYIQKKTFGFALSIILTLRLPQVLDKLDQILSVCTCVILGGSEDTTEDESSDSMSSSRPQFRSKEVRRRQMKISDPINQLSLENSVRDNLQTCASLHGEAFNTAMARMHPAALTQLKQALKMT, translated from the exons GAAGTGATAAGTTCAAAAGATTTGGCACCTCAAGCGGCCGTTCGTTTGATGGCATCGTTGTATTTCAAGAACAATATTGGTCGTTACTGGAGGAACAAATGTGACTCGTC GGGTATTTCAAATGAAGAGAAGTCACATTTGAGGCGAAAGTTGTTGTCTCACTTGAGAGAAGATAACTATCAG ATTGCTTTGACATTGGCTATTCTAATCTCTAAAATTGCCCGTATAGACTATCCTAAAGAATG GCCTGAGCTATTTTCCGTTTTAGCTCAACATATTCAGTCAGTAGATGTTCTTACCTCACATAGGATCTTTATGATTCTCTTCCGAACGTTGAAAGAGTTGTCTACCAAACGTCTTGCTTCAGACCAAAGAAACTTTGCTGAG ATATCATCCCAATTTTTTGACTACAGTTGGCATCTCTGGCAAACTGATATGCAGACTATACTTAATGGCTTTGCTTCTCTTGCTCAAAATACGAACTCAAATCCTTCTCATGATGAACTTTATTTAACATGTGAAAGATGGTATCTGTGCTCAAAAATAATACGTCAGCTGGTTGTTTCAGGGTTTCCTAGCGATGAAAAATCTTTACAG GAGGTTGGGCCAGTCAAGTCGGTCTGCCCTTTGCTGTTGAAAGCAATCCAATCGCTCCTTCCATACT ATTCATCTTTTGGGGAACACCATCCAAAATTTTATGAATTCATAAGAAGGGCATGCACTAAGGCGATGAAGATTTTAGTATCCATTCAGACAAGACATCCTTACTCGTTTGGTGATCAGTGTGTCCTTCCACTAGTGATGGATTTCTGTTTAAACAAGATTACTGATCCTGAACCAGAGATAGTTTCATTTGATAAATTTCTAATTCAGTGTATGTCAATGGCAAAAATTGTTCTGGAATGTAAGGAATACAAGCCAATTATGACTGGACGTGTGATAGATGAGAATGTTGTCTCCCATGAGCAGAGAAAGAAAAACATTTCTGGGGCTGTTGCAGGCGTACTTGCATCACTTTTGCCCAATGACAGGGTTCTACTGTTGTGCAATGTATTGATAAGGAG GTACTTTGTATTAACAGCAAGTGATTTGGAGGAGTGGCGTCAGAACCCTGAGTCTTTTCACCATGAGCAAGGTGCAGTTCTTTGGTCAGAGAAACTGAGACCGTGTGCTGAAGCACTATACATTGTTttgtttcacaatcatagtcaa CTGCTAGGTCCCTTTGTTGTTTCTATTCTACAAGAGGCAATGAATGGTTGCCCTCCTTCAGTGACTGATATTACTTCAGGGATGCTCTTAAAGGATGCTGCTTATGGTGCAGCTGCATACATGTATTATGAATTATCAAATTATCTCAGCTTCAAAGATTG GTTTAACAATGCTTTATCATTAGAGCTCACAAATGATCATCCCAACATGCGCATCATACATCGGAAAGTTGCACTTATTCTTGGTCAATGGGTTTCTGAG ATTAAAGATGACACCAAACGACCGGTCTATTGTGCTCTGATTAAGTTGTTGCAGGACAGAGACTTGTGTGTCAGG TTGGCAGCATCTCGGTCATTGCTATTTCATATTGAAGATGCGGCCTTTTCACAGCAAGAATTTTCCGATCTTCTCCCTGTTTGTTGGCAATTGTCTTTTAAGTTGGTGGAGGATGTACATGAGTTTGATTCTAAG GTTCAAGTTCTAAACACAATCTCTGAACTGATTGCCTATGTCGGTGACATCATTCCATATGCCAACAAATTGATTCAGTTATTTCAAAAG TCATGGGAGGAATCTTCTGGGGAAAGCCTTCTGCAGATTCAGCTTTTAAGTGCCCTTAAGAACTTTGTAGTTGCGCTTGGTTACAAGTCTCCATTGTGCTACACTGTGCTGCTCCCAATTTTAGTAAGTCGACTTGATGTGAATAGCCCTGATGAACTTCTGGAGGATAGCATGCAG CTATGGGAAGCCACAATTTCTAACGCTCCATCAATGGTCCCACAACTGTCAGAATACTTTCCATCTCTTGTGAATATACTGGAAAGAAGTTTTGATTACTTGAAG GTTGCTGCGTCTATCATTGAAGGTTACATTATTTTAGGGGGAAGTGAGTTTCTGAGTTTGCATGCCTCAAGTGTTGCTAAGCTTTTTGATGCAATTGTGGGTAATGTCAATGATAGAGGGTTACTTTCAATACTACCTGTAATTGATGTCCTCATTCAG TGTTCTCCTTCTGATGGGCCTCAGTTAATCAGCAGTACCCTTCAG AAAATGATCGTTATATGCTTAACTGGAGACGACCATGTTCCGACTAGTACAGCTGTAAAGGCATCTGCAGCTGCCACTCTGGCAAGGATTTTGGTAACAAATACCAATTTTTTGGCTCAGTTGGCTTCAGAATCATCCCTTTTGATCCTCCTTCAGAATTCTGGTTTCACTGTTGGAGAAAATATACTTCTTTGTCTGGTTGATGTTTGGCTTGACAAG GTTGACAATGTAAACTATATTCAGAAAAAGACATTTGGGTTTGCACTCTCTATAATTCTGACATTACGGTTGCCTCAAGTACTTGATAAATTAGATCAAATACTGAG TGTATGTACATGTGTAATTTTGGGTGGAAGTGAAGACACAACTGAAGATGAGTCTAG CGATAGTATGAGTTCTAGCCGACCTCAGTTTCGAAGTAAAGAAGTCAGAAGGAGACAG ATGAAAATCTCGGACCCTATAAATCAGTTGTCGTTGGAGAACTCAGTGAGGGACAACCTTCAAACATGTGCTAGTCTACATGGGGAGGCCTTCAATACGGCCATGGCTAGGATGCATCCTGCAGCTCTTACCCAACTAAAGCAGGCTCTTAAAATGACTTAA